One genomic region from Prunus persica cultivar Lovell chromosome G3, Prunus_persica_NCBIv2, whole genome shotgun sequence encodes:
- the LOC18782554 gene encoding probable membrane metalloprotease ARASP2, chloroplastic has protein sequence MVISLSSSLSFINLTNSKSPISEFPSKPKTHLPKSLSSTVCCSFSSSDLGFQCKEPFFFQKGRYPHGRRFKFTSCAIPGFDYGNFESAQSVLEAAAVLTAIIVVHESGHFLAAYLQGIHVSKFAVGFGPILAKFNANNVEYSLRAFPLGGFVGFPDNDPDSDIPVDDKNLLKNRPILDRAIVVSAGVVANIIFAYLIIFTQVLSVGLPVQEAYPGVLVPEVRPFSAASRDGLLPGDVILEVNGIELPKGGPNGVSEIVDVIKQNAKRNVVLKVERGQQDFEIGIIPDENYDGTGKIGVQLSPNVRFTKVKPKSIPDAFNYTGREFWGLSSNVLDSLKQTFLNFSQTAGKVAGPVAIIAVGAEVARSNVDGLYQFAALLNLNLAIINLLPLPALDGGTLAFILIEAARGGRKLPLEVEQGIMSSGITVVIFVGLFLIVRDTLNLDFIKDML, from the coding sequence ATGGTCATTAGCCTCTCATCTTCTTTGTCTTTCATCAACTTAACCAATTCCAAGTCACCCATCTCTGAGTTtccatcaaaacccaaaacccacctccCAAAATCTCTGTCTTCCACCGTATGCTGTTCGTTTTCTTCATCAGACCTTGGTTTTCAATGCAAGGAACcgtttttctttcaaaaaggTAGGTACCCACATGGAAGACGGTTCAAGTTCACGTCTTGTGCAATTCCCGGGTTTGATTATGGAAACTTTGAGAGTGCCCAGTCTGTGTTGGAGGCAGCTGCTGTGTTAACGGCCATAATTGTTGTTCATGAGAGTGGTCACTTCCTTGCTGCTTATCTTCAAGGCATTCATGTGAGTAAATTTGCAGTTGGTTTTGGTCCAATTTTAGCTAAATTCAATGCAAACAATGTAGAGTATTCTCTTAGAGCTTTTCCTCTAGGTGGATTTGTGGGATTTCCTGATAATGATCCAGACAGTGATATTCCAGTTGATGATAAAAATTTGCTTAAGAATAGGCCAATATTGGATAGAGCTATAGTGGTTTCAGCTGGTGTAGTTGCCAATATCATTTTTGCATACCTTATAATCTTTACTCAAGTCTTGTCAGTTGGTTTGCCTGTACAAGAGGCCTATCCAGGGGTGCTTGTGCCCGAGGTTCGACCCTTTTCAGCAGCTTCCCGAGACGGGTTGCTTCCGGGGGATGTGATCCTTGAGGTTAATGGAATTGAATTGCCAAAAGGAGGGCCTAATGGTGTTTCAGAGATTGTTGATGTAATTAAGCAGAATGCCAAAAGAAATGTGGTTCTTAAGGTTGAGAGGGGACAACAGGACTTTGAAATTGGGATCATCCCTGATGAGAATTATGATGGAACAGGCAAAATTGGAGTACAATTGTCACCAAATGTCAGGTTCACAAAAGTAAAACCCAAAAGTATTCCGGATGCTTTTAATTATACTGGGAGAGAGTTTTGGGGCTTGTCATCTAATGTGTTGGATAGCTTAAAACAGACTTTTCTAAACTTCTCTCAGACAGCTGGTAAAGTTGCAGGTCCAGTTGCCATTATCGCTGTTGGTGCAGAAGTTGCAAGGTCGAATGTCGATGGACTCTATCAGTTTGCAGCCTTGCTTAATCTTAACCTTGCAATAATTAACCTTCTTCCTCTACCTGCTTTAGATGGAGGTACCTTGGCTTTCATCCTCATAGAGGCTGCTAGGGGTGGGAGAAAGCTTCCTCTAGAAGTGGAGCAGGGGATTATGTCATCAGGGATAACGGTTGTTATTTTTGTAGGATTGTTCCTTATTGTTCGGGACACACTTAATCTTGATTTTATCAAGGACATGTTGTAA
- the LOC109948184 gene encoding uncharacterized protein LOC109948184 produces the protein MDVKCAGAVSQLGLGDLRSGPSGLALNRVDWLEKVNKWVCFNGLLGSPVLWTIRYVEDKKPSMPANDMQVEFYSEGLIYLVAEVADQMEHNDSKTLHMDLSCFPRPFNCI, from the exons ATGGATGTCAAGTGCGCGGGTGCTGTTTCTCAATTGGGTCTGGGAGATTTGCGGTCTGGGCCATCTGGGTTGGCTTTGAATCGGGTGGATTGGTTGGAGAAAGTGAACAAATGGGTTTGTTTTAATGGGCTCCTGGGCTCACCGGTTCTCTGGACAATAAGGTATGTGGAGGACAAGAAGCCTTCCATGCCAGCCAATGACATGCAGGTAGAATTTTATAGTGAAGGCCTTATCTATCTAGTTGCAGAGGTTGCAGATCAGATGGAGCACAACGATTCCAAGACATTGCATATGGATTTGAGCTGTTTCCCAA GACCGTTTAACTGCATCTGA
- the LOC18782072 gene encoding transcription factor MYB108, whose protein sequence is MMLNSSGVDGVHEAEAAAQRGGSHHNHHQQHQQRGLKKGPWTAAEDGILMEYVKKHGEGNWNAVQKNSGLARCGKSCRLRWANHLRPNLKKGSLSPDEERLIIELHAKFGNKWARMASQLPGRTDNEIKNYWNTRIKRRQRAGLPVYPHDLQPEAAAAAFHHHQMRHSSSSSSSASSFSSLLSNSQPLKPSTYSPAQLSLYDHITTFSSSSDHHNNHTNNFHRNAASLFSNPITQFNGNGGVFAMPFGSSSSSALFNQSHNIPNPNPFGSSSAAPPPLQHQYNSDGGFGGYNNLSLSSIIMGPPSYDSTAGLVAGSNAELPSNQTRQSIHGDEAPMGASGNTNEDDHYEIAPVPSKGNSGLLDDVLAEAHNISNKRLKSEDSSSGVSGKEKGLVVVEEESNEEEEDDTVQVESTLKNSGDNSAENQRDDSSSPSSIDMKQSEDPLDEMDDDLLSLLNFSSTVPAVSETSWYLAECMSNSGSSASENVGLDTQQNAPLTLTSVKTTAAAPEVQRTLGACYWNNMPGIC, encoded by the exons ATGATGCTCAACAGCAGCGGAGTGGACGGAGTTCATGAGGCGGAGGCGGCAGCTCAGAGAGGCGGGtcccaccacaaccaccaccagcaGCATCAGCAGCGGGGCCTGAAGAAGGGCCCGTGGACGGCGGCGGAGGATGGGATCTTGATGGAGTACGTGAAGAAGCACGGCGAGGGAAACTGGAACGCGGTGCAGAAGAATTCAGGTCTGGCAAGGTGCGGCAAGAGCTGCAGGCTCAGGTGGGCCAACCATTTGAGGCCTAATCTCAAGAAAGGCTCGCTTTCCCCCGACGAAGAGCGTCTCATCATCGAACTTCACGCTAAATTCGGCAACAAGTGGGCTCGCATGGCTTCTCAG TTACCCGGAAGGACTgacaatgaaataaaaaactacTGGAACACCAGAATAAAGCGACGCCAAAGGGCCGGTTTACCAGTTTACCCTCACGACCTCCAGCCAGAAGCAGCGGCTGCTGctttccaccaccaccaaatgagacactcttcttcttcctcctcctccgctTCTTCATTCTCATCCCTCCTCTCCAACTCCCAGCCTCTAAAGCCCAGCACTTATAGCCCCGCCCAGCTTTCTCTTTACGACCACATCACcaccttctcctcctcctcagaTCATCACAACAACCACACCAACAATTTCCACCGCAATGCtgcttctctcttttccaACCCCATCACCCAATTCAATGGCAATGGCGGTGTCTTCGCTATGCCTTTTGGgtcctcatcttcttcagctCTCTTCAACCAGAGCCATAACATCCCAAACCCAAACCCTTTTGGGTCCTCATCTGCTGCTCCTCCACCGCTTCAGCATCAGTACAATTCTGATGGAGGGTTTGGTGGCTACAACAATCTTAGCCTCAGCTCGATCATCATGGGCCCTCCTTCTTATGACTCAACTGCGGGTTTGGTTGCGGGGTCCAATGCAGAGCTCCCTTCGAACCAAACACGGCAAAGTATTCATGGCGATGAGGCTCCAATGGGGGCTTCTGGCAATACCAATGAAGATGATCACTATGAAATTGCACCGGTGCCATCTAAAGGCAATAGTGGTCTCTTGGATGATGTGTTGGCCGAGGCTCATAACATTTCGAATAAGAGGTTGAAGAGTGAGGACAGTTCTTCTGGGGTGTCTGGAAAAGAGAAAggtttggtggtggtggaggaagAGTCtaatgaggaggaggaggatgacaCCGTGCAGGTCGAATCAACTTTGAAGAATAGCGGTGATAATAGTGCTGAAAACCAGAGGGATGATAGCTCGTCCCCGTCATCAATTG ACATGAAACAAAGTGAGGATCCACTAGATGAGATGGACGATGACTTGCTGAGTTTGCTCAACTTCTCCTCTACGGTGCCAGCAGTATCTGAGACGTCGTGGTACCTGGCTGAATGCATGTCCAACAGCGGATCATCAGCAAGTGAGAATGTGGGTCTAGACACTCAGCAAAATGCCCCGTTGACATTGACGTCGGTGAAGACCACGGCAGCAGCACCCGAAGTCCAGCGCACCTTAGGAGCCTGCTACTGGAACAACATGCCTGGCATATGTTAA
- the LOC18781690 gene encoding L-ascorbate oxidase homolog produces the protein MGLYTSLCCVILVALLTVTCTNGEDPYRFYNWNVTYGDIYPLGLKQRGILINGQFPGPQIESVTNDNLIINVFNSLDEPFLLSWNGVQQRRNSWQDGVFGTNCPIPPGQNFTYVLQVKDQIGSYFYFPSLGFHKAAGGFGGIKIASRSVIPVPFPPPAGDFTILAGDWFSKNHTDLKAILDSGNNLPSPDGLLINGRGSNGFTFTVDQGKTYRLRISNVGLTTSINFRIQGHKMLLVEVEGTHSLQNTYSSLDIHLGQSYSVLVTADQPAQDYYIVVSTRFTSQVLSTTSILHYSNSAGSVSGPPPGGPTTQIDWSLEQARSLRRNLTASGPRPNPQGSYHYGLINTTRTIRLTSSAPIIDGKQRYAVNSVSFIQPDTPLKLADYFKISGVFSIGSIQDNPTGGGAYLQTSVMNADFRGFAELVFENPEDTVQSWHIDGHSFFVVGMDGGQWEPASRLRYNLRDTISRCTVQVYPNSWTAIYMPLDNVGMWNVRSENWARQYLGQQFYLRVYSPANSWRDEYPIPRNALLCGRALGRRTRPL, from the exons ATGGGATTGTACACAAGTTTGTGTTGTGTCATATTGGTTGCTCTGCTTACTGTGACCTGCACAAATGGGGAAGATCCTTACAGGTTCTACAACTGGAATGTCACCTATGGTGATATCTATCCCCTTGGGCTGAAACAAAGG GGGATATTGATAAATGGGCAATTTCCAGGGCCGCAGATCGAATCAGTCACCAATGATAACCTCATTATCAACGTTTTCAATAGCTTGGACGAACCTTTTCTCCTCTCTTG GAATGGTGTGCAGCAGAGAAGGAACTCATGGCAGGATGGGGTCTTTGGAACAAATTGCCCCATTCCACCAGGACAGAACTTCACTTATGTTCTCCAAGTCAAAGATCAGATTGGCAGTTACTTCTACTTTCCTTCCCTTGGCTTCCACAAGGCTGCAGGAGGGTTTGGTGGCATCAAAATCGCAAGCCGCTCGGTTATCCCAGTACCTTTCCCTCCTCCTGCTGGAGACTTCACCATATTGGCAGGAGATTGGTTCAGTAAAAATCACACT GATTTGAAAGCAATTTTAGATAGTGGGAACAATCTTCCCTCCCCTGACGGGCTCCTTATCAATGGCCGTGGATCAAACGGATTCACATTTACAGTTGATCAAG GCAAGACTTACAGGTTGAGGATATCGAATGTGGGGCTTACGACTTCCATCAATTTTAGAATCCAGGGGCACAAGATGTTGCTGGTTGAGGTGGAAGGCACCCACAGCCTTCAGAATACTTATAGTTCCCTTGACATTCATTTGGGGCAGTCTTACTCTGTATTAGTTACAGCTGATCAACCAGCACAAGATTACTACATTGTTGTCTCTACGCGTTTCACTTCACAAGTGCTCAGCACCACGTCCATTCTTCACTACAGTAACTCAGCAGGAAGCGTTTCTGGTCCTCCCCCTGGTGGCCCAACAACTCAGATTGACTGGTCTCTTGAACAAGCCCGATCTCTCAG GCGGAATTTGACAGCAAGTGGTCCAAGACCTAACCCCCAAGGCTCATATCATTACGGATTGATCAACACCACACGTACAATCAGGCTAACAAGTTCTGCTCCAATTATTGATGGCAAGCAGAGATATGCTGTGAATAGTGTGTCCTTCATCCAACCCGACACACCACTTAAACTTGCCGACTACTTCAAGATCTCAGGGGTGTTCTCCATTGGAAGCATCCAAGACAACCCCACTGGAGGCGGTGCTTATCTTCAGACTTCTGTCATGAATGCTGATTTCCGAGGCTTCGCTGAACTAGTGTTCGAGAATCCTGAGGATACTGTGCAGTCATGGCACATTGATGGCCATAGTTTCTTTGTTGTGGG GATGGATGGTGGACAGTGGGAACCTGCAAGCAGATTAAGATACAATTTGAGGGACACGATTTCTCGTTGCACCGTTCAG GTGTATCCCAACTCGTGGACTGCAATTTACATGCCATTGGACAATGTGGGGATGTGGAATGTAAGGTCCGAGAACTGGGCTCGCCAGTACTTAGGCCAGCAATTCTATCTTCGAGTCTACTCACCTGCAAATTCATGGAGGGATGAATATCCAATCCCAAGGAATGCTCTTCTTTGCGGTCGAGCATTAGGTCGTAGAACGCGGCCTCTATAA
- the LOC18783907 gene encoding 2-alkenal reductase (NADP(+)-dependent): MGGVGEEMRVLESREWYIASYAPQGVPNSDHLKIRTAKLSLALNSIPERHVVLETLFLSVDPYLRSRMTGREDGLYLPQFNLNEVIIAFGVGRVIKSNDTNYSEGDIVISPVTPLAEYCVASSQSITRKIDPHCGISTPEYISLLGVPGFAAWVGIEVIADPKPGSNVFISAAAGGVGMYAGQLAKLKGCRVIGSTGSDEKVRLIKEEFGYDDAFNYHKEKDFDAALSKYFPNGIDVYLDNVGGRMLEAVLNHVNKHAKIPLCGMISEYNKVWTEREGVRNLLNLVGKEVHMQGFMLGSYMDRFGDFAKEMEGHLKHGKIGSKIKIFHGIDKFLESLGSLFTSCNIGKVVIQVKE, translated from the exons AATTCTGATCATCTCAAGATTCGTACTGCCAAACTCTCACTAGCTCTTAATTCGATCCCCGAACGGCATGTCGTTCTTGAGACCCTTTTCCTCTCCGTTGATCCATACTTACGCAGCAGAATGACTGGCCGAGAAGACGGCCTATACTTGCCCCAGTTCAACCTTAACGAG GTTATTATAGCATTTGGGGTTGGAAGGGTAATTAAGTCAAACGATACCAACTACAGTGAAGGTGACATAGTGATCAGCCCTGTCACACCTTTGGCTGAATATTGCGTGGCATCATCCCAATCTATAACAAGAAAGATTGATCCGCATTGTGGGATTTCAACGCCTGAATATATCAGCTTGTTAG GGGTACCTGGGTTTGCAGCATGGGTGGGAATTGAGGTGATAGCAGACCCAAAACCAGGGTCCAATGTGTTCATTTCAGCCGCAGCTGGGGGCGTTGGCATGTATGCCGGGCAGTTGGCCAAGCTAAAAGGCTGCAGGGTGATAGGGAGCACCGGATCAGATGAGAAA GTAAGGCTCATAAAGGAGGAATTTGGATATGATGATGCATTCAACTATCACAAAGAGAAAGATTTTGATGCTGCTCTGAGCAA GTATTTCCCAAATGGAATTGATGTATACCTTGACAATGTTGGCGGTAGAATGCTTGAGGCTGTTCTCAACCATGTCAACAAGCATGCAAAGATCCCTCTTTGTGGCATGATATCTGAGTACAATAAG GTTTGGACTGAGAGAGAGGGGGTCAGGAATTTGCTGAATTTAGTCGGCAAGGAAGTGCATATGCAAGGGTTCATGCTGGGCTCATACATGGATCGTTTTGGGGATTTTGCAAAGGAGATGGAGGGTCACCTAAAGCATGGCAAGATTGGTTCTAAGATCAAAATCTTCCATGGAATTGATAAATTCTTGGAGAGTTTAGGATCTCTATTCACCAGCTGTAATATTGGAAAAGTAGTAATCCAAGTTAAggagtaa
- the LOC109947801 gene encoding uncharacterized protein LOC109947801, with amino-acid sequence MVSLSKILYPNSGSLLLDEDLNVASFQGWDGAIGSLVIMAWNRKANIGSQEMHQYLNFLQVVQAMDVPAVSLHYCSRELLSTATFKPCNIMLLLFCQREWEGRWRRRWWWRWWLEEVIKVKESGLKTRDVKLENPCAPWLVVLFNIWCHIFQALAEGQKAGTSDDEHHTCIPIKHSSERAQADNDLYLMASADILYDDEDHDPMDLLVWNTRIS; translated from the exons ATGGTTTCCCTGTCCAAGATCCTGTACCCTAATTCTGGTAGCCTTCTATTGGATGAGGACTTGAATGTGGCATCATTTCAAGGCTGGGATGGGGCAATTGGCAGCCTAGTGATCATGGCATGGAACCGAAAAGCAAACATAGGTAGCCAAGAAATGCACCAATATTTGAACTTCCTTCAAGTAGTTCAAGCCATGGATGTGCCTGCAGTTAGCTTGCATTATTGTTCTCGGGAACTTCTCTCGACTGCAACATTCAAGCCATGCAATATTATGCTCCTCTTGTTCTGTCAGCGTGAATGGGAAGGGCGGTGgcggaggaggtggtggtggaggtggtggttggAGGAGGTAATTAAGGTCAAGGAGAGTGGGCTAAAAACAAGAGATGTCAAGTTGGAGAACCCATGTGCACCATGGCTTGTTGTGCTCTTTAATATTTGGTGCCACATTTTCCAG GCTTTGGCTGAAGGACAGAAGGCAGGCACTTCTGATGATGAACACCACACCTGCATACCCATCAAACACTCTTCCGAAAGGGCCCAGGCCGATAATGATCTGTACTTGATGGCTTCTGCTGATATCCTCTATGATGATGAAGATCATGATCCCATGGATCTTCTGGTGTGGAACACAAGGATCTCTTAA
- the LOC18782318 gene encoding aquaporin SIP1-1, whose translation MGVIKAALGDAVLTSLWVFSAPSMGVFTVIIASFLGIQASSLLGLFITTIVATILVLAFSLIGKVLGDASFNPSTTASFYAAGLTPGTSLFSMAVRFPAQAAGGVGGAKAILQVMPKQYKHMLKGPFLKVDLYTGVIAEGLLTFVLCFSLLVIILRGPRNPILQIWLLSIATVGLVVAGGGYTGPSMNPANAFAWAYVNNWHNTWELFLVYWIGPFIGATLAASVFKTLLPPPIAKEKKA comes from the coding sequence atGGGGGTGATCAAGGCAGCTCTAGGAGATGCAGTTCTGACTTCCCTGTGGGTTTTCAGCGCACCAAGTATGGGGGTTTTCACAGTCATCATCGCCTCGTTTCTCGGCATTCAAGCTAGTTCTTTGCTAGGCCTCTTCATCACCACCATAGTTGCCACAATTCTGGTCCTAGCTTTCAGCTTGATAGGCAAGGTTTTGGGTGATGCCAGCTTCAACCCCTCCACCACTGCAAGTTTCTACGCTGCAGGCCTCACCCCCGGCACATCTCTCTTCTCCATGGCCGTCCGGTTCCCGGCTCAGGCAGCCGGTGGAGTAGGAGGTGCCAAGGCAATTCTGCAGGTGATGCCAAAGCAGTACAAGCATATGCTTAAAGGGCCTTTTTTGAAAGTGGATTTGTACACCGGTGTCATAGCTGAGGGGCTGTTGACTTTTGTTCTCTGCTTTTCTCTGCTTGTGATTATTCTCAGAGGTCCTAGAAATCCAATACTGCAGATATGGCTGCTTTCAATTGCTACTGTGGGATTGGTTGTTGCAGGTGGTGGGTACACAGGGCCTTCCATGAACCCAGCAAATGCTTTTGCCTGGGCTTATGTGAATAATTGGCACAACACTTGGGAGCTGTTCTTGGTTTATTGGATTGGCCCCTTCATAGGAGCAACTTTGGCTGCTTCGGTTTTCAAGACTTTGCTTCCCCCACCAAtagcaaaggaaaagaaagccTAA